The Candidatus Methylomirabilota bacterium DNA segment GGGCCTCTCCAATCCCGAGATCGCCGAAACGCTGCAGATCAGCCTGCCCGCGGTGAAGTCCCGTGTGCACCGCTCGCGCTTGTTCTTGCGTCAGAAGCTGGCCGACTACATGCGGGTCGTTTGAGCTAAACTCCCGTCCGGCTTGACTTTCACGAGGGCCCTGTGGTCTGATGAGCCCTCGTGACATTCCGGCCGGACGCACGCAGATGAACGCTCGGGAGTGATGATCGATCGACGCGAGACCCGGACCCATGATCGACCCAACGAATAGAAAGGTTGCGGCAATGGAAGCTGTCATCGCGACGGGTGGCAAGCAATACCGGGTCGCTCCCGGCCAGGTCATCAAGGTCGAGCGCCTCGCCAAGGACAAGGGCGCGTCGGTCGAGTTCACCGAGGTCCTGCTCGTCAACGACGCAGGGCAGGTGACCGTGGAGCCCAAGGCGCTGGCCTCCGCCAAGGTGCTGGGACAGGTGGTCGCGGAGCGCAAGGAGAACAAGGTCCTGGTCGTGAAGTTCAAGCGGCGCAAGAACTACCGGCGGCACCGCGGCCATCGACAGACGATGACCGCCGTGCGCATCACCAAGATCGAGGTCTAGAGCGATGGCACACAAGAAGGGTGTCGGCAGCTCCCGAAACGGTCGCGACTCCAACCCCCAGATGCTGGGTGTGAAGCGCTTCGGTGGGCAGTTCGTCACCGCCGGCAGTATTCTGGTGCGCCAGCGCGGCACGCGCTTCAAGCCGGGGGCCAACGTCGGGCTGGGCGTGGATCACACGCTGTTCGCAAAGTCGGACGGCTACGTCCGATTCGAGCGGAAGGGCGACGACAAGTACGTCAGCATCGCGCAGCAGCAGTCGGCTTGAGCCGGGTCGCCGTCTCCGTCATCTAAAGTCACCCCATGTTCGTTGATGAGATCGACGTCTTCGTCAAGGGGGGCGACGGCGGCGCCGGGTGCGTCAGCTTCCGGCGTGAGAAGTTCGTGCCCCGCGGAGGGCCGGACGGAGGAGACGGCGGGGACGGCGGCAGCGTCATCCTGGAAGCCGATCCCTCCATCACCACGCTCCTGGACTTTCACTACCAGCGCCACTACACCGCGGCGCGGGGCCATCACGGCGAAGGCGCCAACCGACACGGCCGCAGCGGCGACGACACCATCCTGCGCGTGCCGCTCGGCACGGTCGTCTCGGACCGCGACGGCGGTGAGCCGCTCGGCGACCTGACCGAGCGCGGTCAGCGCCTGACGGTCGCGAAGGGCGCGCGGGGCGGGCGAGGCAACGCACGCTTCGCCACCTCCACGAACCGGGCCCCGCGCCGCGCCGATCTGGGGCGAGCAGGGGAGGAGCGCTGGATCCACCTCGAGCTGAAGCTCCTGGCCGACGTGGGGGTGGTGGGGTTTCCGAACGCGGGCAAGTCGACGCTGGTCTCGCGTCTGTCGGCGGCCAAGCCCAAGATCGCCGACTACCCGTTCACGACCCTGGTGCCCACGCTCGGCATCGTGCGAGCCGGCGAGGATCGGAGCTTCGTCATCGCCGATCTGCCCGGCCTCATCCCCGGCGCGGCGAGCGGCAAGGGGCTCGGCCACCGCTTCCTGCGCCACGTCGAGCGCACGCGGCTGCTCGTCCATCTCATCGATCTCGATCCGAGCACCGGCCGCCATCCGCTCGCCGACTACCAGGCCATCCGCGACGAGCTCTCCGCGTACTCGCCGGAGCTGGCCGCCCATCCCGAGATCGTGGTCGTGAACAAGGCCGAGCTGTCCGGCACCGGCGACGCGCGCGCGGCGGTCGAGCGCTTCTGCGCCGAGCGCGGTCTGCCGTTTCACGCCATCTCGGCGGTGACCGGAGACGGCCTGCCCGCGCTGGTGCACGACGTGGCGCGGCGCCTGGTGAGCGAGCCATGGGTGCCCGCCATCCGCTGAGCCGCGCCCGCCGGGTCGTGGTGAAGGTGGGCAGCGGGCTCGTCACCACGCCCGGCGAGGGGCCGTCCGGCGAGGCGATCGCGCGGCTGGCCGCGGACATCGCCGCGCTCGTGCAGGAGCGGCGCGAGGTGGCGCTGGTGTCGTCCGGCGCCATCGCAACCGGGGTCGCTCGCCTCGGCCTCAAGGCTCGTCCCCGCTCGATTCCGGAGAAGCAGGCCGCGGCCGCGGTGGGCCAATCCGCGCTCATGTGGGAGTACGAGCAGGCGTTCAAGAAGCACGGGATCCCCGTCGGTCAGGTGCTCCTCACGGGTCAGGACATCAGCGATCGGTCGCGGTACCTCAACGCGCGCAACACGCTCCTGGCCCTGCTCGAGTTCGGCGTGCTCCCGGTCATCAACGAGAACGACACGGTGGCGGTGGACGAGATCAAGGTCGGCGACAATGACAATCTCGCCGCCCTCGTCGCTCATCTGATCGACGCCGATCTGGTGGTGCTGCTGACCGACGTGGACGGCCTCTACACGGGTGACCCGCGCCGCGATCCGGGCGTTCGACGGCTCGAGACCGTCGAGGCCGTCACCGACGAGATCCAGAAGATGGTCTTCGATGCCTCCGCGGAGGTCTCGGTGGGGGGGATGAGCACGAAGCTGCAGGCCGCCCAGAAGGCGGGAGCCTCCGGGATCCCCATGGTGATCGCGAGCGGCCGCGAGGCCGGTCTGCTGCACCGGGTGCTCAAGGGCGAGCCGGTCGGGACGTACTTCCAGCCGCGCGACGATCGCCTCGCCGCGCGCAAGCGATGGATCGCGTTCGCGGTGCCGCCGCAGGGGCGGCTCGTGGTTGACGCGGGCGCGAAGAAGGCCTTAACTGAGAGGGGCAAAAGCCTGCTTCCCTCGGGGCTCGTGGAGGTCGACGGCCAGTTCCACGCCGGGGAAGTGGTCGCGCTGACCGAGACGGCGGGCCACGAGTTCGCCCGCGGCCTCGTGAACTATGACGCCGAGGAGCTGCGTCGGATCCGGGGGGCGAAGACGGCGGACATCGAAAAGGCGCTGGGGTACAAGGGCTTCGACGAGGTCGTCCACCGGGACAACCTGGTGATCCTGTGAGGGAGCCGGCACGGTGAGCCCGTCGCGGAGAGAGGGAGCGGCCATGGACGTCGCGGCGCACGTCGAGGCGAAGGCGCGGGCGGCCAAGGAGGCGGCGCGGGTGCTCGCGCTGGCTCCCACCCGGGCCAAGAACGAAGCGCTCACCCAGATGGCGCGCGGGCTCGAGGAGCGCACCGCCGCCATCCTGGATGCCAACCGGCACGATCTGGAACGGGCCCGCTCGGCCGGGCACCCGCGGGCCTTCGTCGACCGCCTCACCCTGACCGAGAGTCGGATCGAGGAGATGGCCGCCGGCCTTCGCCACGTGGCGAGCCTGCCGGATCCGGTGGGTGAGACCGTCGAGACGTGGCGCCGGCCATCGGGCCTCGAGATCGCCCGGGTGCGCGTCCCGTTGGGCGTGATCGGCTTCATCTTCGAATCCCGACCCAACGTCACCGCGGATGCCGCCGGCCTCTGCTTGAAGTCGGGCAACGCGGTGCTCCTGCGCGGGGGCAGCGAGGCGCTCGAGTCCAACACGCTGCTGGCCCAGATCCTGGGCAAGGCGGTCGAGAAGGCGGGCCTGCCCGGCGAGGTGGTGCAGGCGGTGGAGATCGCGGACCGCGCCGCGGTGCTGGCCATGCTGACGCTGGACCGCTACCTCGACCTCATCATCCCGCGGGGTGGCGAGGAGTTCGTGCGCCTGGTCGCGGAGCGCTCGACGGTGCCGGTGCTCAAGCACGACAAGGGGCTGTGTCACGTCTACCTCGACGAGGGCGCCGACCCGGACATGGCGATCGCGGTGACCGTGAATGCCAAGGCGCAGCGGGTGAGCGTGTGCAATGCGCTGGAGACCCTGCTGGTGCACGCGGCCATCGCGCCGACCGTGCTGCCCGGCCTCGCCGCGCGGCTCGCCGACGCGGGAGTGGAGGTGCGCGCCGACGAGGGCGCGCGTGCGCTCATGCCGGGCGCCCGCGCCGCGGAGCCGGCCGACTGGGACGCGGAGTACCTGGACTACATCCTGGCCGTCCGGGTGGTGGCGAGCTTCGACGAGGCGGTGTCCCACATTCGCCGGCACGGCTCCGGCCTCGCCGAGGCCATCGTGACGCAGGATGTGCGGCGGGCGCGCCGCTTCACCCAGGAGGTGGACGCGGCGGCGGTGCTGGTCAACGCCTCCACCCGGCTGGTGGATGGCAGCCAGTTCGGCCTGGGCGCCGAGATGGGCATCTCGACCTCCCGGGTGCACGCGCGGGGTCCGGTGGGCGTCCGGGAGCTGACCACGACCAAGTTCGTCGTGTGGGGCGACGGGCACGTCCGGGAGTAGTCGCCTGCAGCGCGTCGGCGTCTTCGGCGGGTCATTCAACCCGATCCACTTCGGCCACCTCCTCGTGGCCGACGACGTCTGCGAGGCCCTGGCGCTCGATCGCCTGCTCTTCGTGCCGGCCGCCCAGCCTCCCCACAAGCCGCCGACCGAGCTGGCCCCCGCCATGCACCGTTACCGGATGACCGCGCTGGCGGTCCAGGAGCATCCCCGGTTCGAGGTCTCCGACGTCGAGGTGAAGCGCAGTGGCACGTCCTACACCGTGGACACCCTCGCCGCGCTGCAGGAGCGGGGGCGTCTCCATCTGATCATCGGCTCCGAGACCTTCCTCGACCTCCTGAGCTGGAAGGATCCTCGACGTGTGGCGTCGCTCGCCCGCCTGGTGGTGATCCCGCGCAACGGAATGGCGTTCGACCCGGAGATGCCGGCCGCTCTCAAGGTGCTCCGGGAGCTGGGGCTGCCCGGCTTCCAGCGGGACGTGACGGAGGCAGTAGACGGCCCGGTCCCCCTGCTCCTGCACGCCGCGTCGCTGCCGATCTCCGGCTCGGACCTGCGTCGTCGCGCTCGCGAGAACCGAAGCCTCGCCTTCCGCATGCCCGAAGCCGTGGTGTCCTACATCCGCGACCACCAGCTGTATCGCCCGGAGGCGTGATTGGCCACCCTGTCTGCCGAAGCCGTCGTCCGTGTTGCCGCTCACGCGGCCCTCGACAAGAAGGCGATCGATGTGGCGGTGCTCGACCTGCAGGGCCTGTCCACCATCGCGGACTTCTTCCTGGTGTGCAGCGCCCGCTCGACCACGCAGGCGGAGACGATCGCGGAAGCGATCCGGGGCGCGCTGCGCGCGGAGGGTGTGCGACCGCGTCACAACGAGGGCAGCGCCGAGAGCGGATGGCTCCTGCTCGACTACGGCGACGTGGTGGTGCACGTCTTCCTCGAGGAGACGCGCGGATTCTACGCGCTCGAGCGTCTCTGGGGCGACGCGCCGCTCGTTTCCGTCGAGGGAGGACGAGCGCGGGATTGATTTGACATAGGCCTCGTGGTAGCCTGCGCGACTACCGGCGGCGCCGCGTCGCGTTCTCGGCGGCGATCGTGACGAGGAAGGAGGCCACGATGAAGAAGGATCGCCTGGTGCAGTTTCGGAAGAAGCTGGAAGAGAAGCATCGCCAGCTCGTGGAGGAGGTCGGAAAGAACGTCCTCTACGGCAAGGGTCCCGAAGACGATTCCATCAAGGACCTGGGTGACCAGGCCTCTTCTGCCTACAATCGTGAGTTCCTCTTCGAGCTGGGCAACGGCGACCGCCGCAGGCTGAAGGAGGTGGCGCTGGCGCTGCAGAAGATCACCGAGGGCGGCTTCGGCGACTGCGAGCGGTGCGGGGAGCCCATCGCGGATAAGCGCCTGGAGGCGCTGCCGGACGCGCGGTACTGCATCGAGTGCCAGCGGGCGATCGAAGAGGAAGAGCGTACCGCGGCCCGCT contains these protein-coding regions:
- the rplU gene encoding 50S ribosomal protein L21, whose product is MEAVIATGGKQYRVAPGQVIKVERLAKDKGASVEFTEVLLVNDAGQVTVEPKALASAKVLGQVVAERKENKVLVVKFKRRKNYRRHRGHRQTMTAVRITKIEV
- the rpmA gene encoding 50S ribosomal protein L27 translates to MAHKKGVGSSRNGRDSNPQMLGVKRFGGQFVTAGSILVRQRGTRFKPGANVGLGVDHTLFAKSDGYVRFERKGDDKYVSIAQQQSA
- the obgE gene encoding GTPase ObgE, translated to MFVDEIDVFVKGGDGGAGCVSFRREKFVPRGGPDGGDGGDGGSVILEADPSITTLLDFHYQRHYTAARGHHGEGANRHGRSGDDTILRVPLGTVVSDRDGGEPLGDLTERGQRLTVAKGARGGRGNARFATSTNRAPRRADLGRAGEERWIHLELKLLADVGVVGFPNAGKSTLVSRLSAAKPKIADYPFTTLVPTLGIVRAGEDRSFVIADLPGLIPGAASGKGLGHRFLRHVERTRLLVHLIDLDPSTGRHPLADYQAIRDELSAYSPELAAHPEIVVVNKAELSGTGDARAAVERFCAERGLPFHAISAVTGDGLPALVHDVARRLVSEPWVPAIR
- the proB gene encoding glutamate 5-kinase, which translates into the protein MGARHPLSRARRVVVKVGSGLVTTPGEGPSGEAIARLAADIAALVQERREVALVSSGAIATGVARLGLKARPRSIPEKQAAAAVGQSALMWEYEQAFKKHGIPVGQVLLTGQDISDRSRYLNARNTLLALLEFGVLPVINENDTVAVDEIKVGDNDNLAALVAHLIDADLVVLLTDVDGLYTGDPRRDPGVRRLETVEAVTDEIQKMVFDASAEVSVGGMSTKLQAAQKAGASGIPMVIASGREAGLLHRVLKGEPVGTYFQPRDDRLAARKRWIAFAVPPQGRLVVDAGAKKALTERGKSLLPSGLVEVDGQFHAGEVVALTETAGHEFARGLVNYDAEELRRIRGAKTADIEKALGYKGFDEVVHRDNLVIL
- a CDS encoding glutamate-5-semialdehyde dehydrogenase: MDVAAHVEAKARAAKEAARVLALAPTRAKNEALTQMARGLEERTAAILDANRHDLERARSAGHPRAFVDRLTLTESRIEEMAAGLRHVASLPDPVGETVETWRRPSGLEIARVRVPLGVIGFIFESRPNVTADAAGLCLKSGNAVLLRGGSEALESNTLLAQILGKAVEKAGLPGEVVQAVEIADRAAVLAMLTLDRYLDLIIPRGGEEFVRLVAERSTVPVLKHDKGLCHVYLDEGADPDMAIAVTVNAKAQRVSVCNALETLLVHAAIAPTVLPGLAARLADAGVEVRADEGARALMPGARAAEPADWDAEYLDYILAVRVVASFDEAVSHIRRHGSGLAEAIVTQDVRRARRFTQEVDAAAVLVNASTRLVDGSQFGLGAEMGISTSRVHARGPVGVRELTTTKFVVWGDGHVRE
- the nadD gene encoding nicotinate-nucleotide adenylyltransferase, producing MQRVGVFGGSFNPIHFGHLLVADDVCEALALDRLLFVPAAQPPHKPPTELAPAMHRYRMTALAVQEHPRFEVSDVEVKRSGTSYTVDTLAALQERGRLHLIIGSETFLDLLSWKDPRRVASLARLVVIPRNGMAFDPEMPAALKVLRELGLPGFQRDVTEAVDGPVPLLLHAASLPISGSDLRRRARENRSLAFRMPEAVVSYIRDHQLYRPEA
- the rsfS gene encoding ribosome silencing factor; amino-acid sequence: MATLSAEAVVRVAAHAALDKKAIDVAVLDLQGLSTIADFFLVCSARSTTQAETIAEAIRGALRAEGVRPRHNEGSAESGWLLLDYGDVVVHVFLEETRGFYALERLWGDAPLVSVEGGRARD
- a CDS encoding TraR/DksA family transcriptional regulator, with product MKKDRLVQFRKKLEEKHRQLVEEVGKNVLYGKGPEDDSIKDLGDQASSAYNREFLFELGNGDRRRLKEVALALQKITEGGFGDCERCGEPIADKRLEALPDARYCIECQRAIEEEERTAAR